In a single window of the Sesamum indicum cultivar Zhongzhi No. 13 linkage group LG16, S_indicum_v1.0, whole genome shotgun sequence genome:
- the LOC105178721 gene encoding uncharacterized protein LOC105178721, with amino-acid sequence MLSRPSLTLSRNGSFRAENLGQNALAMIGNLCFTLFVVGVLVFTIIAATYQPEDPLFHPSSKITTFLTSDSNATFKSDIAVVKTGEDFVASNQTAFDTFINISDVDSAVVSTEPEEVEVASEARDCRIDDPINCRDPDVFHLLMRSAIEKFKEHHFYRFGKPVRGNNDSSCHMAWRFRPKEGKAAAFYKDYRSFTVVRSENCTLSVAGIGDYHSGGNARKRRGRGRGKNREKDREGFEKVPAKMEDNPIALPEVGETVNDALPTVESESSFSQGKYLLYSGGGDRCKSMNQYLWSFMCMLGEAQYLNRTLVMDLSICLSKIYTSSGQDEEGKDFRFYFDFEHLMDSTSVLEQNQFWSEWSKWQKKDGLSLHLVEDFRVTPMKLADSKDTLIMRKFGSVEPDNYWYRVCEGETESVIERPWKMVWKSRRLLDIASAIAARMNWDFDAVHVERGEKASNKELWPNLDRDTSPEALLSTLNYKIEDGRNLYIATNEPDTFFFDPLKDKYSTHFLDEYKDLWDSNSDWYAEMTKLNNGNPVDFDGYMRVSVDTEVFLRGKKQIETFNDLTKDCKDGINTCTSAS; translated from the coding sequence ATGCTGAGTCGGCCTTCGTTGACGTTGTCTAGGAATGGAAGTTTCAGGGCTGAAAATCTTGGTCAGAATGCTCTGGCAATGATAGGGAACCTCTGTTTCACTTTATTTGTGGTTGGGGTTTTAGTTTTCACTATAATTGCCGCTACTTATCAGCCTGAGGATCCCTTGTTTCACCCTTCCTCAAAGATCACGACGTTTCTCACATCCGACTCCAATGCTACTTTTAAGTCTGATATTGCTGTTGTTAAGACCGGTGAGGACTTTGTAGCCTCCAATCAGACCGCATTCGACACGTTTATTAACATTTCGGATGTCGATTCTGCAGTCGTATCCACGGAGCCTGAGGAGGTAGAGGTGGCCTCTGAGGCTCGGGATTGTAGGATCGATGACCCGATTAACTGTCGTGATCCTGATGTGTTCCATCTCTTGATGAGGTCTGCAATTGAGAAGTTTAAGGAACATCATTTCTACCGGTTCGGGAAACCAGTTCGGGGAAATAATGATAGTTCTTGCCATATGGCTTGGCGGTTTAGGCCCAAGGAAGGTAAGGCTGCTGCATTTTATAAGGATTATAGGAGTTTTACAGTTGTAAGGTCAGAGAATTGCACACTTAGCGTGGCTGGAATAGGAGACTATCATTCGGGAGGGAATGCCAGGAAgaggagagggagagggagggGAAAGAATCGGGAGAAGGATAGGGAGGGATTTGAAAAGGTGCCTGCAAAGATGGAGGATAATCCTATTGCCCTGCCGGAGGTTGGGGAAACTGTGAATGATGCGCTTCCTACAGTCGAATCGGAGAGTTCGTTTAGTCAAGGGAAGTACTTGTTATATTCTGGTGGTGGGGATAGGTGCAAGAGCATGAATCAATATCTCTGGAGTTTCATGTGTATGCTGGGCGAGGCACAGTATTTGAATCGTACGCTAGTGATGGATCTGAGCATTTGTTTGTCTAAGATCTACACTTCGTCAGGACAGGATGAGGAAGGTAAAGATTTCAGGTTTTACTTCGACTTCGAGCACTTGATGGATTCAACATCTGTCTTGGAACAAAATCAGTTTTGGTCGGAGTGGAGCAAGTGGCAAAAAAAAGATGGATTGAGTCTCCACCTTGTGGAGGATTTTAGGGTCACGCCAATGAAGCTAGCTGATTCTAAGGATACGTTGATCATGAGGAAGTTTGGATCTGTCGAGCCAGATAACTACTGGTACCGAGTTTGTGAAGGCGAGACAGAATCTGTTATTGAACGGCCATGGAAAATGGTTTGGAAGTCGAGACGGTTGTTGGATATTGCTTCTGCTATTGCTGCGAGAATGAATTGGGATTTTGATGCCGTTCATGTTGAAAGAGGGGAGAAGGCAAGCAACAAGGAGCTGTGGCCTAATCTCGATAGAGACACTTCTCCAGAAGCCCTTTTGTCGACATTGAACTACAAAATTGAAGATGGAAGGAACCTGTATATTGCAACAAATGAGCCagacacatttttttttgatcCGTTGAAGGACAAGTATTCCACTCACTTTCTTGATGAATATAAAGATCTCTGGGATTCCAACAGTGATTGGTATGCTGAGATGACTAAGCTCAATAATGGAAATCCAGTCGACTTTGACGGTTACATGAGGGTATCTGTTGATACTGAAGTGTTCTTGAGGGGGAAAAAGCAGATTGAGACTTTCAATGATCTGACTAAGGACTGCAAGGATGGAATCAATACATGCACGTCTGCCAGTTAA